From one Leifsonia soli genomic stretch:
- a CDS encoding DapH/DapD/GlmU-related protein, with the protein MARMIEELEDETGAVIKYKRHVNGRGLVSPSARVAESAYIEPTAYVEADARVGMEAYVGAGSWIDKGATVGDRTFVGANVHIGAGCIVGSGVKIGSGAKLGENAMVGNGARIERDTQVTAGAVIELKGSAAARAALTTPLRSPRPQQRDLRAARTPRAPRRAA; encoded by the coding sequence ATGGCACGAATGATCGAAGAGCTCGAGGACGAGACCGGCGCCGTCATCAAGTACAAGCGTCACGTGAACGGCCGGGGCCTGGTCTCGCCGTCCGCGCGTGTGGCCGAGTCGGCCTACATCGAGCCGACCGCCTACGTGGAGGCCGACGCGCGCGTCGGCATGGAGGCGTACGTCGGAGCGGGCAGCTGGATCGACAAGGGCGCCACGGTGGGCGACCGCACCTTCGTGGGCGCGAACGTCCACATCGGCGCTGGCTGCATCGTCGGCAGCGGAGTGAAGATCGGCAGCGGCGCGAAGCTCGGCGAGAACGCGATGGTCGGCAACGGCGCGCGCATCGAGCGCGACACCCAGGTGACGGCCGGCGCCGTCATCGAGCTGAAGGGGTCGGCCGCCGCGCGCGCGGCGCTGACCACGCCGCTCCGGTCGCCGCGTCCGCAGCAGCGCGACCTGCGCGCCGCCCGTACGCCCCGCGCCCCGCGTCGCGCGGCCTGA